A portion of the Plodia interpunctella isolate USDA-ARS_2022_Savannah chromosome 4, ilPloInte3.2, whole genome shotgun sequence genome contains these proteins:
- the LOC128669141 gene encoding gamma-aminobutyric acid receptor subunit alpha-2 has product MRPTSFLAIFFGVLGADAKGAIYLTTKNGTFPITLTSSKSRDATALHTQKVLSAATKNPSHNALEDQDYWDDSSEELLLSSYINGSYVDVTDWRRNTKRSINDAVSKNITLVLENLLKNYENSQLPTHGKGYPTVVQTNILIRSMGPVSELDMDYSMDCYFRQYWRDARLSFLGPIRSLSLSIKMLERIWRPDTYFYNGKHSYVHTITVPNKLLRISQHGDILYSMRLTIKAKCPMELRNFPMDRQSCPLILGSYAYSNQQLVYQWQNSESVNFVPGMTLSQFDLISYPYRNFTFTRREGDFSVLQVSFNLQRHTGYFLIQVYVPCILIVVLSWVSFWIHREATSDRVGLGITTVLTLSTISLDSRTDLPKVRYATALDWFLLMSFFYCIATLLEFAGVHYFTKVGSGEIVIDDSEWEELIEEVGGDAFAARQLAVRRRSSARSATNYSFTLPANSECLEDAGPAPVAAVRLTMERTTQTERRVPRWRQLLYCLAGDDRYRRQRQIEAGSRGHINSVSHIDRAARVMFPASFALLNLFYWLVYAFSNDDFAWSDNPINTLSH; this is encoded by the exons CGTTCTAGGAGCAGACGCGAAAGGAGCAATCTACTTGACAACTAAAAATGGAACATTTCCAATAACGCTGACATCCTCCAAGTCCCGGGACGCTACAGCATTGCACACTCAAAAGGTTTTATCCGCGGCCACTAAAAATCCTTCGCACAATGCCTTGGAGGACCAAGACTATTGGGACGACAGCTCGGAGGAGCTATTGTTGTCTAGTTACATAAACGGTTCTTATGTTGATGTCACCGATTGGAGGAGAAACACCAAGAGGAGCATCAATGATGCGGTCTCCAAAAACATCACACTCGTTTTGGAAAATCTTCTGAAGAACTACGAAAACTCGCAACTTCCGACGCACGGCAAAG gataCCCTACAGTCgtgcaaacaaacatattgaTAAGAAGTATGGGACCTGTCTCCGAATTGGatatg GATTACTCAATGGACTGTTACTTCAGACAGTACTGGCGTGACGCGCGACTGTCATTCCTTGGCCCCATACGGTCTCTATCTCTTTCTATCAAAATGCTGGAGAGAATCTGGCGTCCCGATACCTATTTCTACAACGGCAAACATTCTTATGTGCACACCATCACCGTGCCCAATAAATTATTGAGAATCAGCCAACACGGGGACATTCTGTACTCGATGAG GCTCACAATCAAAGCTAAATGTCCAATGGAGCTCCGCAACTTCCCGATGGATCGACAATCTTGCCCACTCATATTAGGAAGCT ATGCCTACTCCAATCAACAGCTGGTGTACCAGTGGCAGAACTCTGAGAGCGTCAACTTCGTTCCCGGAATGACGCTCTCACAGTTTGACCTCATCAGCTACCCCTACAGAAACTTTACATTTACGAGGCGAGAAG GGGACTTCTCGGTTCTCCAAGTGTCGTTCAATCTTCAGAGGCACACGGGCTATTTCCTCATTCAAGTGTACGTGCCTTGCATCCTCATTGTCGTCCTCTCCTGGGTGTCTTTCTGGATACATCGTGAG GCAACCTCAGATCGCGTAGGGCTGGGCATCACCACAGTGCTGACGCTGTCGACCATAAGCCTGGACTCCCGTACCGACCTGCCCAAGGTTCGGTACGCTACAGCTCTAGACTGGTTCCTGTTGATGAGCTTCTTCTATTGCATCGCTACGTTATTGGAGTTTGCCGGGGTGCATTATTTTACTAAG GTGGGTTCCGGAGAGATCGTAATAGATGACTCTGAATGGGAAGAGCTGATTGAAGAAGTGGGAGGAGATGCGTTTGCAGCCCGTCAGTTAGCCGTGCGTCGGCGCAGCTCCGCGCGTTCGGCTACTAACTAC AGCTTCACGTTGCCAGCAAACAGTGAGTGCCTCGAAGACGCCGGCCCTGCGCCAGTGGCGGCCGTGCGACTAACCATGGAGCGCACCACGCAAACCGAGAGACGAGTGCCGCGCTGGAGACAGCTACTGTACTGCTTGGCAGGGGACGACCGCTACAGGCGGCAGAGGCAGATCGAAGCTG GCAGTCGCGGCCACATCAACAGCGTGTCACACATCGACCGCGCAGCGCGCGTCATGTTTCCCGCCTCGTTCGCGCTGCTCAACCTCTTCTACTGGCTTGTCTATGCTTTCTCCAACGACGACTTCGCCTGGAGTGACAACCCTATCAACACGCTTTCCCactaa